From a region of the Gossypium raimondii isolate GPD5lz chromosome 10, ASM2569854v1, whole genome shotgun sequence genome:
- the LOC105778254 gene encoding uncharacterized protein LOC105778254 yields MASSDSTPPLPLGSAPLPPKKENITPVGSKIAELNESRTELLNRIQGLKQDLKNWRSKLDTQVKIYRDELTELKKTLNVEVEQLRSEFQELRNTLHHQQEDVTASLRNLGLQDVSEGAKEAEDPKVKLEGKDEETLTSPIKENGNEVDI; encoded by the exons ATGGCATCCTCTGATTCAACCCCTCCTCTTCCACTCGGCTCTGCTCCTTTACCTCCC AAAAAGGAGAATATCACTCCAGTGGGTTCAAAAATTGCA GAATTGAATGAATCAAGGACTGAGCTACTGAATAGAATTCAAGGGTTGAAACAG GATCTGAAAAATTGGAGGTCAAAGCTGGACACCCAAGTTAAAATTTATCGAGAT GAGCTTACTGAACTGAAGAAAACACTTAATGTGGAAGTTGAGCAACTCCGTTCA GAATTTCAAGAACTGAGGAACACTCTCCATCATCAACAAGAAGATGTTACTGCTAGCTTAAGAAATTTGGGG CTGCAAGATGTATCAGAGGGTGCAAAAGAGGCTGAAGATCCTAAGGTTAAACTTGAAGGAAAGGATGAGGAAACACTTACTTCACCCATAaaggaaaatggaaatgaagtagaCATATAG
- the LOC105777416 gene encoding probable protein phosphatase 2C 40 — MQGENFINSEREIKVSFGYQCNSPRGIPCSAANGREIWSGSEMPRTGSFSCLSGAALSANATLANTNICNGVIGGEILPSLDSPKSFRRVPSSPSLPRLDILSSSLQSSISNLSCSSPSPVDSPETDSFLLKPMSAPSRTDSFLNAMEVQMAGGAAGEDRVQAVCSEENGWLFCAIYDGFNGRDAADFLAGTLYETIIFYFTLLDRESKQNVPTGNGCFEYFHDDSLVGNKAKPTSRIDGKNYASAESLMKKTADCKMEVPCDSFRHGVLDSLQHALSQAENDFLYMVEQEMEDRPDLVSIGSCVLVVFLHGNDMYTLNLGDSRAVLATYDDANDMGRTEKLKAIQLTDIHTVDNEVERTRLLHEHPDDSMPVVAGKVKGKLKVTRAFGVGYLKKKKMNDAVMGIIRVHNLISPPYISTEPSLNVHTISRSDHFVIIGSDGLFDFFSNDEAVKLVLSYISSNPYGDPAKFLLEQLVIKAAHSAGFSKEELMNIPAGRRRKYHDDVTVMVIILGTNHRTSKASTCV, encoded by the exons ATGCAaggagaaaattttattaattctgAAAGGGAAATTAAGGTTAGTTTTGGCTATCAGTGCAACAGCCCCAGAGGTATTCCTTGTAGCGCTGCTAATGGGCGTGAAATCTGGTCAGGAAGTGAAATGCCAAGGACCGGCAGTTTTTCTTGCTTGTCCGGTGCTGCCTTAAGTGCCAATGCAACATTGGCCAACACGAATATCTGTAATGGTGTGATCGGAGGTGAGATTCTTCCTAGTTTGGATTCCCCTAAATCATTTCGGAGGGTTCCCTCTTCCCCATCTCTTCCAAGGTTGGATATATTATCATCTTCGCTGCAAAGCAGTATCTCAAACTTAAGTTGCAGTTCACCAAGTCCAGTTGATTCACCTGAAACTGACTCATTTTTACTGAAACCGATGAGTGCTCCTTCTAGAACTGACAGTTTCCTTAATGCTATGGAAGTACAAATGGCGGGTGGAGCCGCAGGTGAAGACAGGGTTCAAGCTGTCTGTTCTGAAGAGAACGGGTGGCTCTTTTGTGCAATCTATGATGGTTTTAATGGAAGGGATGCAGCTGATTTTCTTGCTGGCACATTATAtgaaactataatattttactttactTTACTAGACAGGGAATCAAAGCAGAACGTCCCCACTGGAAATggatgttttgaatattttcatgATGATAGTTTGGTTGGTAATAAGGCAAAACCCACTTCTAGGATTGACGGCAAGAATTATGCAAGTGCTGAAAGCTTGATGAAAAAAACTGCGGATTGTAAAATGGAAGTGCCGTGTGATTCATTTAGGCATGGGGTGCTTGATAGCCTCCAACATGCTCTAAGTCAAGCCGAGAATGATTTCTTGTACATGGTAGAACAGGAAATGGAGGACCGCCCTGATTTAGTTTCAATAGGATCttgtgttttggttgttttccTGCATGGAAATGATATGTATACTCTCAATTTAGGTGATAGTCGAGCTGTATTGGCAACATATGATGATGCCAATGACATGGGTAGGACTGAAAAGTTGAAAGCTATTCAGCTTACCGATATTCACACTGTTGATAATGAAGTTGAAAGAACTAGACTCTTGCATGAGCATCCTGATGACTCTATGCCTGTAGTAGCTGGAAAAGTGAAAGGAAAATTGAAGGTTACTCGTGCATTTGGAGTAGGTTACTTGAAAAAG aaaaaaatgaatgatgcaGTGATGGGAATTATTCGAGTTCATAACCTCATTAGCCCCCCATATATCTCCACCGAACCATCACTGAATGTGCACACAATATCAAGATCGGATCACTTTGTTATAATTGGTAGTGATGGTTTATTCGACTTCTTCAGCAATGATGAGGCCGTAAAGCTTGTTCTTTCTTATATCTCTAGCAACCCTTATGGAGATCCTGCAAAATTTCTCTTGGAGCAGCTTGTAATAAAAGCAGCGCATTCTGCag GTTTCAGTAAGGAAGAATTGATGAACATTCCAGCTGGTAGGAGGAGGAAATACCATGATGATGTTACTGTTATGGTGATTATTCTCGGAACGAATCATCGCACTTCTAAGGCATCAACTTGTGTATGA